A stretch of the Corylus avellana chromosome ca6, CavTom2PMs-1.0 genome encodes the following:
- the LOC132184436 gene encoding uncharacterized protein LOC132184436 isoform X5, giving the protein MCHCQPWEDSPPQSEYSPQRTGNGVEHLQVRWETGLATLEEQITSIEAQVETLKASVLQLRGEMLIMDKKKETSNPNTEPSQMNSIARATWTSQLTTNFCEVCVDEVLRGNRPTSHFTKQGWRNIEAAFKKNTGRSYTYLKFKNKWDTLKKDWIAWNKLKGSETGLRWDATKGTIAATDEWWERKLKPTKEKGKKRAATFMQSEGKKGVVSKLIYELSHISNDKELKSSASSEISGSSIRDVMERVCTLDGVEKGSNLHLKAAHIFQKREKREMFVVIEEPHLQLMFLREEARLLGGQHFST; this is encoded by the exons ATGTGTCATTGTCAACCATGGGAAGACAGTCCACCCCAGAGTGAATATTCCCCTCAAAGAACTGGAAATGGTGTAGAGCATCTGCAGGTAAGGTGGGAAACCGGGTTGGCAACGTTGGAGGAACAGATAACAAGCATCGAGGCTCAGGTGGAAACACTTAAGGCATCAGTGCTGCAGCTGCGAGGGGAAATGCTTATT ATGGATAAGAAAAAGGAGACCTCCAATCCCAATACTGAACCATCACAAATGAACTCAATTGCTAGAGCTACGTGGACATCACAATTGACTACAAACTTTTGTGAAGTGTGTGTGGATGAGGTGCTTCGGGGTAATCGACCCACTTCCCACTTTACTAAACAAGGTTGGAGAAACATTGAAGCTGCATTTAAAAAGAATACTGGTAGGTCATACACATATCTCAAGTTTAAGAATAAGTGGGACACGTTGAAGAAAGATTGGATTGCTTGGAACAAACTGAAAGGAAGTGAAACTGGATTGAGGTGGGACGCAACCAAAGGAACAATAGCTGCGACAGATGAGTGGTGGGAAAGGAAGTTAAAG ccaaccaaagaaaaaggaaagaagcgaGCAGCTACCTTTATGCAAAGTGAAGGGAAGAAAGGAGTAGTGTCAAAGCTAATATACGAGCTCAGTCATATTAGTAATGATAAGGAGTTAAAGAGCTCAGCTAGTTCAGAGATTTCTGGGAGCAGTATTCGTGATGTCATGGAACGTGTATGCACCTTGGATGGTGTTGAGAAAGGTTCTAATCTCCATCTCAAGGCGgctcatatttttcaaaaaagagagaagagagagatgtTTGTTGTGATAGAGGAACCACATTTGCAGCTTATGTTTCTAAGAGAGGAGGCAAGATTGTTGGGAGGACAACACTTCTCCACTTGA
- the LOC132184352 gene encoding light-harvesting complex-like protein OHP2, chloroplastic translates to MSVTSSIPYIKIKIPTSSPSSSSSSSSSSYTSSASSSYSFRFCSSKPHTVTIRSSQTEGPLRRPVAPSVREPSPPTPLKPTPPSPPQSSTVAPPPKPAAVAVGDGKNVITLEFQRQKAKELQDYFKQKKLEEADQGPFFGFIGKNEISNGRWAMFGFAVGMLTEFATGSDFVDQVKILLSNFGIVDLE, encoded by the exons atgtcaGTGACATCCTCCATCCCGtacatcaaaatcaaaatcccaaCTTcctcaccatcatcatcatcatcttcttcttcttcatcttatACTTCATCCGCCTCTTCTTCTTACTCCTTTAGATTCTGTTCAAGTAAGCCTCACACAGTCACCATAAGAAGCTCCCAAACTGAAGGGCCTCTAAGAAGACCTGTGGCTCCTTCAGTCAGAGAGCCCTCTCCCCCTACTCCTCTCAAGCCCactcctccttctcctcctcAGTCATCTACGGTGGCTCCGCCGCCGAAGCCGGCTGCGGTGGCTGTTGGGGACGGTAAGAATGTAATAACTTTGGAGTTTCAGAGGCAGAAGGCTAAGGAGCTTCAGGATTACTTTAAGCAGAAGAAGCTTGAAGAAGCAGATCAAGGCCCATTCTTTGGATTCATTGGAAAGAATGAAATCAGTAATGGAAG ATGGGCAATGTTTGGTTTTGCTGTTGGGATGCTAACAGAGTTTGCAACAGGCTCGGACTTTGTTGACCAAGTAAAGATCCTTCTCTCCAATTTCGGGATTGTAGATCTGGAATAA
- the LOC132185678 gene encoding uncharacterized protein LOC132185678: MLLAVEGGGFFSSSASGYSKGLTLLLLGQKNEDKPMRVSPWNQYQLVDQESDPNLQLASTKNWLPRGCASFVCFGRASAGLDTSSALKVGPAHQQDVLPGPLVSDKGKDCTTDLDDDSNARKVALKSSLKKPSNRAPVSFENANERETLGKKGSDIPGHTERRKVQWTDTCGSELVEIREFEPSEADGSDDDFDNGNARSCSCAIM, translated from the exons ATGTTATTGGCAGTAGAAGGAGGAGGATTCTTCTCTTCTTCAGCTTCTGGGTATAGCAAGGGTCTGACCCTTCTTCTCTTGGGTCAGAAGAACGAAGATAAACCCATGAGAGTTTCTCCGTGGAATCAGTACCAGTTGGTGGACCAAGAATCCGATCCTAACCTCCAGCTGGCTTCCACGAAGAACTGGCTTCCCCGCGGGTGCGCCTCCTTTGTCTGTTTTGGTCGCGCTTCCGCAGGGCTTGACACCTCATCGGCTCTTAAAGTGGGTCCTGCCCATCAGCAAGATGTCTTGCCGGGGCCTCTTGTTTCTGACAAGGGCAAGGATTGTACCACTGATCTAGATGATGATAGTAACGCAAGAAAGGTTGCTCTTAAAAGTAGCTTGAAGAAGCCATCAAATAGAGCTCCTGTCTCTTTTGAGAATGCTAATGAACGTGAAACATTGGGCAAAAAGGGTAGTGATATCCCTGGTCATACAGAAAGGCGGAAAGTGCAGTGGACAGATACTTGTGGGAGTGAGCTTGTTGAGATTAGGGAATTTGAGCCGAG TGAAGCGGATGGATCGGATGACGACTTTGACAATGGAAATGCAAGAAGTTGTTCGTGTGCAATTATGTAG
- the LOC132184436 gene encoding L10-interacting MYB domain-containing protein-like isoform X2, with protein MLAQAAISKIDFGVNTQVMDKKKETSNPNTEPSQMNSIARATWTSQLTTNFCEVCVDEVLRGNRPTSHFTKQGWRNIEAAFKKNTGRSYTYLKFKNKWDTLKKDWIAWNKLKGSETGLRWDATKGTIAATDEWWERKLKEVPGASKFRERGLENLHLLDIMFRDTTATREGVRAPSLGVLPTNFETPKEGSCDSSSESAPPYGHDKIEILSPTQMPYPSQLCNTIQPPNSTQPTKEKGKKRAATFMQSEGKKGVVSKLIYELSHISNDKELKSSASSEISGSSIRDVMERVCTLDGVEKGSNLHLKAAHIFQKREKREMFVVIEEPHLQLMFLREEARLLGGQHFST; from the exons ATGCTGGCACAGGCTGCAATTAGCAAAATTGATTTTGGAGTGAATACTCAAGTG ATGGATAAGAAAAAGGAGACCTCCAATCCCAATACTGAACCATCACAAATGAACTCAATTGCTAGAGCTACGTGGACATCACAATTGACTACAAACTTTTGTGAAGTGTGTGTGGATGAGGTGCTTCGGGGTAATCGACCCACTTCCCACTTTACTAAACAAGGTTGGAGAAACATTGAAGCTGCATTTAAAAAGAATACTGGTAGGTCATACACATATCTCAAGTTTAAGAATAAGTGGGACACGTTGAAGAAAGATTGGATTGCTTGGAACAAACTGAAAGGAAGTGAAACTGGATTGAGGTGGGACGCAACCAAAGGAACAATAGCTGCGACAGATGAGTGGTGGGAAAGGAAGTTAAAG GAGGTTCCTGGAGCTTCAAAATTTCGAGAAAGAGGTTTAGAGAACCTTCATTTATTAGACATCATGTTTAGAGACACAACGGCCACTAGAGAAGGTGTACGGGCCCCTTCTTTAGGTGTTTTACCTACTAACTTTGAGACTCCTAAGGAGGGATCATGTGACTCATCTAGTGAGTCGGCTCCTCCATATGGTCATGATAAAATTGAGATACTTAGTCCTACACAAATGCCTTATCCTTCACAATTGTGTAATACTATACAACCGCCTAATTCTACACAGccaaccaaagaaaaaggaaagaagcgaGCAGCTACCTTTATGCAAAGTGAAGGGAAGAAAGGAGTAGTGTCAAAGCTAATATACGAGCTCAGTCATATTAGTAATGATAAGGAGTTAAAGAGCTCAGCTAGTTCAGAGATTTCTGGGAGCAGTATTCGTGATGTCATGGAACGTGTATGCACCTTGGATGGTGTTGAGAAAGGTTCTAATCTCCATCTCAAGGCGgctcatatttttcaaaaaagagagaagagagagatgtTTGTTGTGATAGAGGAACCACATTTGCAGCTTATGTTTCTAAGAGAGGAGGCAAGATTGTTGGGAGGACAACACTTCTCCACTTGA
- the LOC132184579 gene encoding uncharacterized protein LOC132184579 has protein sequence MAKKRKSVATSLDEVDRTMYASFCSAANSLSQLYTQAMNHQKFSFQAGERHGLEKLYHWIRRQQEEGSRVATVDILNYIQNELDYCAEEPSMSPRAPVQHQQSQPAMHVTNSGFPVSSGSSGLTAAGQGIRSEHCDQQPKNSVFSNALSSPLRQSLQQYHITRGGYCLNGGLPLGNGVRNNEPTFLNNQSRDSSALSSNDSAMDMHADSPAHESSY, from the exons ATGGCGAAGAAGAGGAAGTCCGTGGCGACGAGCCTGGACGAGGTGGATCGGACCATGTACGCGTCGTTTTGCAGCGCGGCCAACTCGCTCTCGCAGCTCTATACCCAGGCCATGAACCACCAGAAGTTCTCCTTCCAAGCCGGCGAACGCCACGGCCTT GAAAAACTCTACCATTGGATCCGGAGGCAACAAGAGGAAGGATCTAGAGTTGCAACAGTTGATATTCTCAATTACATTCAG AATGAGTTGGACTACTGTGCGGAGGAGCCATCAATGTCCCCTAGAGCTCCAGTGCAACATCAGCAGTCTCAACCTGCAATGCATGTCACGAACTCAGGTTTCCCAGTTTCATCAGGCTCATCTGGCCTAACAGCTGCTGGGCAGGGAATTCGTTCGGAGCACTGTGATCAACAACCTAAGAATTCAGTCTTCTCAAATGCTTTATCAAGCCCTCTTCGCCAGAGCCTTCAGCAGTATCACATTACTCGGGGTGGTTACTGTTTAAATGGTGGTCTGCCCTTAGGAAATGGGGTGAGAAACAATGAACCCACCTTTCTCAATAACCAGAGCAGGGATTCTAGTGCTCTCAGTTCCAATGATTCTGCCATGGACATGCATGCAGATAGTCCTGCTCATGAATCCAGTTACTGA
- the LOC132184436 gene encoding L10-interacting MYB domain-containing protein-like isoform X1, with amino-acid sequence MCHCQPWEDSPPQSEYSPQRTGNGVEHLQVRWETGLATLEEQITSIEAQVETLKASVLQLRGEMLIMDKKKETSNPNTEPSQMNSIARATWTSQLTTNFCEVCVDEVLRGNRPTSHFTKQGWRNIEAAFKKNTGRSYTYLKFKNKWDTLKKDWIAWNKLKGSETGLRWDATKGTIAATDEWWERKLKEVPGASKFRERGLENLHLLDIMFRDTTATREGVRAPSLGVLPTNFETPKEGSCDSSSESAPPYGHDKIEILSPTQMPYPSQLCNTIQPPNSTQPTKEKGKKRAATFMQSEGKKGVVSKLIYELSHISNDKELKSSASSEISGSSIRDVMERVCTLDGVEKGSNLHLKAAHIFQKREKREMFVVIEEPHLQLMFLREEARLLGGQHFST; translated from the exons ATGTGTCATTGTCAACCATGGGAAGACAGTCCACCCCAGAGTGAATATTCCCCTCAAAGAACTGGAAATGGTGTAGAGCATCTGCAGGTAAGGTGGGAAACCGGGTTGGCAACGTTGGAGGAACAGATAACAAGCATCGAGGCTCAGGTGGAAACACTTAAGGCATCAGTGCTGCAGCTGCGAGGGGAAATGCTTATT ATGGATAAGAAAAAGGAGACCTCCAATCCCAATACTGAACCATCACAAATGAACTCAATTGCTAGAGCTACGTGGACATCACAATTGACTACAAACTTTTGTGAAGTGTGTGTGGATGAGGTGCTTCGGGGTAATCGACCCACTTCCCACTTTACTAAACAAGGTTGGAGAAACATTGAAGCTGCATTTAAAAAGAATACTGGTAGGTCATACACATATCTCAAGTTTAAGAATAAGTGGGACACGTTGAAGAAAGATTGGATTGCTTGGAACAAACTGAAAGGAAGTGAAACTGGATTGAGGTGGGACGCAACCAAAGGAACAATAGCTGCGACAGATGAGTGGTGGGAAAGGAAGTTAAAG GAGGTTCCTGGAGCTTCAAAATTTCGAGAAAGAGGTTTAGAGAACCTTCATTTATTAGACATCATGTTTAGAGACACAACGGCCACTAGAGAAGGTGTACGGGCCCCTTCTTTAGGTGTTTTACCTACTAACTTTGAGACTCCTAAGGAGGGATCATGTGACTCATCTAGTGAGTCGGCTCCTCCATATGGTCATGATAAAATTGAGATACTTAGTCCTACACAAATGCCTTATCCTTCACAATTGTGTAATACTATACAACCGCCTAATTCTACACAGccaaccaaagaaaaaggaaagaagcgaGCAGCTACCTTTATGCAAAGTGAAGGGAAGAAAGGAGTAGTGTCAAAGCTAATATACGAGCTCAGTCATATTAGTAATGATAAGGAGTTAAAGAGCTCAGCTAGTTCAGAGATTTCTGGGAGCAGTATTCGTGATGTCATGGAACGTGTATGCACCTTGGATGGTGTTGAGAAAGGTTCTAATCTCCATCTCAAGGCGgctcatatttttcaaaaaagagagaagagagagatgtTTGTTGTGATAGAGGAACCACATTTGCAGCTTATGTTTCTAAGAGAGGAGGCAAGATTGTTGGGAGGACAACACTTCTCCACTTGA
- the LOC132184436 gene encoding L10-interacting MYB domain-containing protein-like isoform X4, giving the protein MDKKKETSNPNTEPSQMNSIARATWTSQLTTNFCEVCVDEVLRGNRPTSHFTKQGWRNIEAAFKKNTGRSYTYLKFKNKWDTLKKDWIAWNKLKGSETGLRWDATKGTIAATDEWWERKLKEVPGASKFRERGLENLHLLDIMFRDTTATREGVRAPSLGVLPTNFETPKEGSCDSSSESAPPYGHDKIEILSPTQMPYPSQLCNTIQPPNSTQPTKEKGKKRAATFMQSEGKKGVVSKLIYELSHISNDKELKSSASSEISGSSIRDVMERVCTLDGVEKGSNLHLKAAHIFQKREKREMFVVIEEPHLQLMFLREEARLLGGQHFST; this is encoded by the exons ATGGATAAGAAAAAGGAGACCTCCAATCCCAATACTGAACCATCACAAATGAACTCAATTGCTAGAGCTACGTGGACATCACAATTGACTACAAACTTTTGTGAAGTGTGTGTGGATGAGGTGCTTCGGGGTAATCGACCCACTTCCCACTTTACTAAACAAGGTTGGAGAAACATTGAAGCTGCATTTAAAAAGAATACTGGTAGGTCATACACATATCTCAAGTTTAAGAATAAGTGGGACACGTTGAAGAAAGATTGGATTGCTTGGAACAAACTGAAAGGAAGTGAAACTGGATTGAGGTGGGACGCAACCAAAGGAACAATAGCTGCGACAGATGAGTGGTGGGAAAGGAAGTTAAAG GAGGTTCCTGGAGCTTCAAAATTTCGAGAAAGAGGTTTAGAGAACCTTCATTTATTAGACATCATGTTTAGAGACACAACGGCCACTAGAGAAGGTGTACGGGCCCCTTCTTTAGGTGTTTTACCTACTAACTTTGAGACTCCTAAGGAGGGATCATGTGACTCATCTAGTGAGTCGGCTCCTCCATATGGTCATGATAAAATTGAGATACTTAGTCCTACACAAATGCCTTATCCTTCACAATTGTGTAATACTATACAACCGCCTAATTCTACACAGccaaccaaagaaaaaggaaagaagcgaGCAGCTACCTTTATGCAAAGTGAAGGGAAGAAAGGAGTAGTGTCAAAGCTAATATACGAGCTCAGTCATATTAGTAATGATAAGGAGTTAAAGAGCTCAGCTAGTTCAGAGATTTCTGGGAGCAGTATTCGTGATGTCATGGAACGTGTATGCACCTTGGATGGTGTTGAGAAAGGTTCTAATCTCCATCTCAAGGCGgctcatatttttcaaaaaagagagaagagagagatgtTTGTTGTGATAGAGGAACCACATTTGCAGCTTATGTTTCTAAGAGAGGAGGCAAGATTGTTGGGAGGACAACACTTCTCCACTTGA
- the LOC132184436 gene encoding L10-interacting MYB domain-containing protein-like isoform X3 gives MMDKKKETSNPNTEPSQMNSIARATWTSQLTTNFCEVCVDEVLRGNRPTSHFTKQGWRNIEAAFKKNTGRSYTYLKFKNKWDTLKKDWIAWNKLKGSETGLRWDATKGTIAATDEWWERKLKEVPGASKFRERGLENLHLLDIMFRDTTATREGVRAPSLGVLPTNFETPKEGSCDSSSESAPPYGHDKIEILSPTQMPYPSQLCNTIQPPNSTQPTKEKGKKRAATFMQSEGKKGVVSKLIYELSHISNDKELKSSASSEISGSSIRDVMERVCTLDGVEKGSNLHLKAAHIFQKREKREMFVVIEEPHLQLMFLREEARLLGGQHFST, from the exons ATG ATGGATAAGAAAAAGGAGACCTCCAATCCCAATACTGAACCATCACAAATGAACTCAATTGCTAGAGCTACGTGGACATCACAATTGACTACAAACTTTTGTGAAGTGTGTGTGGATGAGGTGCTTCGGGGTAATCGACCCACTTCCCACTTTACTAAACAAGGTTGGAGAAACATTGAAGCTGCATTTAAAAAGAATACTGGTAGGTCATACACATATCTCAAGTTTAAGAATAAGTGGGACACGTTGAAGAAAGATTGGATTGCTTGGAACAAACTGAAAGGAAGTGAAACTGGATTGAGGTGGGACGCAACCAAAGGAACAATAGCTGCGACAGATGAGTGGTGGGAAAGGAAGTTAAAG GAGGTTCCTGGAGCTTCAAAATTTCGAGAAAGAGGTTTAGAGAACCTTCATTTATTAGACATCATGTTTAGAGACACAACGGCCACTAGAGAAGGTGTACGGGCCCCTTCTTTAGGTGTTTTACCTACTAACTTTGAGACTCCTAAGGAGGGATCATGTGACTCATCTAGTGAGTCGGCTCCTCCATATGGTCATGATAAAATTGAGATACTTAGTCCTACACAAATGCCTTATCCTTCACAATTGTGTAATACTATACAACCGCCTAATTCTACACAGccaaccaaagaaaaaggaaagaagcgaGCAGCTACCTTTATGCAAAGTGAAGGGAAGAAAGGAGTAGTGTCAAAGCTAATATACGAGCTCAGTCATATTAGTAATGATAAGGAGTTAAAGAGCTCAGCTAGTTCAGAGATTTCTGGGAGCAGTATTCGTGATGTCATGGAACGTGTATGCACCTTGGATGGTGTTGAGAAAGGTTCTAATCTCCATCTCAAGGCGgctcatatttttcaaaaaagagagaagagagagatgtTTGTTGTGATAGAGGAACCACATTTGCAGCTTATGTTTCTAAGAGAGGAGGCAAGATTGTTGGGAGGACAACACTTCTCCACTTGA